GGCCCCGCCGCTTTGTTGCGTGAGTGCTGACTACTCGGAGATGTCAGCGCCCTCGGCAGGAGCCGAGGCGTGAACGCGTTCGGTCTCGCCGGCGCCTTCTTCCTCGGCAACCACGGGAGACAGGGACAGCTTTCCGCGGTCATCGATCTTGGTGATTTCCACCTGGATCTTCTGGCCAACGGAGAGGACGTCATCGACGTTGTCCACGCGCTTGCCGCTGGCGAGCTTGCGCAGCTCGGAGATGTGCAGCAGGCCGTCCTTGCCCGGGGTCAGGGAAATGAAGGCGCCGAAGGCGGTGGTCTTGACGACCGTGCCCAGGTAGCGCTCGCCGATTTCCGGGATCTGCGGGTTGGCGATGGCGTTGATCGCGGACCGTGCTGCGTCGGCAGACGGGCCGTTCGTGGCGCCGATGTAGACCGTGCCGTCGTCCTCGATGGAGATGTCGGCGCCGGTGTCTTCCTGGATCTGGTTGATCATCTTGCCCTTCGGGCCGATGACCTCGCCGATCTTGTCTACCGGGATCTTGACCGCGATGACGCGCGGCGCGAACTCGGAGAGCTCGTCCGGGGTGTCGATCGCGGAGTTCAGGACGTCCAGGATGTGCAGGCGGGCTTCGCGGGCCTGCTTCAGGGCGGCCGCCAGGACGGAGGCCGGGATGCCGTCGAGCTTGGTGTCCAGCTGGATGGCCGTGACGAATTCGGCGGTACCGGCAACCTTGAAGTCCATGTCGCCGAACGCATCTTCGGCGCCGAGGATATCGGTCAGGGCAGCGTAGCGGGTCTGGCCGTCAACCTGGTCGGAAACCAGGCCCATGGCGATACCGGCGACGGCCGCCTTCAGCGGCACACCTGCATTGAGCAGGGACAGCGTGGAAGCACAGACGGAACCCATCGACGTCGAACCGTTGGAGCTGAGAGCCTCAGACACCTGGCGGATCGCGTAGGGGAACTCCTCGCGGGACGGCAGCACCGGCATGATGGCGCGCTCTGCGAGTGCGCCGTGGCCGATTTCGCGGCGCTTCGGGGAACCGACGCGGCCGGTCTCGCCGGTGGAGTACGGCGGGAAGTTGTAGTTGTGCATGTAGCGCTTGCGCGTCACCGGAGACAGCGAGTCGATCTGCTGTTCCATCTTGAGCATGTTCAGCGTGGTGACACCCATGATCTGGGTCTCGCCGCGCTCGAAGATGGCCGAGCCGTGAACGCGGGGCAGAACCTCAACCTCGGCAGTGAGCTGGCGGATGTCCGTCAGGCCACGGCCGTCGATGCGGATCTGGTCCTTGAGGATACGCTGGCGCACAACCTGCTTGGTGACCGAGCGGAATGCTGCGGACAGTTCCTTCTCGCGGCCTTCGAACTGGCCGGCCAGTGAACCGGTGACTTCGTCCTTCAGTTCGTCCGAAGCGATGTCGCGGTCCTGCTTGTCAGCGATCTGGAAGACAGCTGCCAGCTTGTCCGCGGCAGCGGACTCAACAGCAGCGAAGACGTCGTCCTGGTAGTCAAGGAAGACCGGGAATTCAACGGTGGGCTTGGCAGCGCGTGCGGCCAGGTCGGCCTGTGCCTCGCACAGTGCCTTGATGAACGGCTTGGCAGCCTCGAGGCCCTCGGAGACAACCTCTTCGGTCGGGGCGGTGGCGCCCTGTTCCTTGATGAGGTTCCAGGAGTTGTCCGTTGCTTCGGCTTCAACCATCATGATGGCGACGTCGTCACCGTCGGCTCCCGACACAGTCCTGCCGGCAACGACCATGTTGAACACGGCGTTCTCGAGCTGGGAGTGCTTCGGGAAGGCAACCCACTGCGAACCGTGCTCGTCAGCGATCAGGGCAACGCGGACGCCGCCGATCGGGCCGGAGAACGGAAGACCGGAAAGCTGGGTGGACATGGACGAAGCGTTGATTGCCACAACGTCGTACAGCTCGTCCGGGTTGATGGCCAGAACCGTGACCACGATCTGGACCTCGTTGCGCAGGCCCTTGACGAAGGCCGGACGCAGCGGGCGGTCCATCAGGCGGCAGGCCAGGATGGCCTCGGTGGACGGGCGTCCTTCTCGGCGGAAGAACGAGCCCGGGATACGGCCCGCGGCATACATGCGCTCTTCGACGTCGACCGTCAGCGGGAAGAAGTCGAAACCTTCGCGCGGGTGCTTGCCTGCGGTGGTTGCGGACAGCAGCGCGGTGTCTTCGTCGATGTACACCATTGCTGCGCCGGCCGCCTGCTTGGCAAGACGGCCTGTTTCGAAGCGGATTACACGCTTGCCGAAGCGGCCATTGTCAATGACGGCTTCTGAGAACTGGATTTCGGGACCCTCCAAGAGAGTCACCTCCGTTTCTTGATTTACGGAAGTCCAGCCGCATCAACCCAGTCCAGCATCTGCTGGCCTGTACTACACCCGGTCATCGATCGAGACCCACGGGCCGCACTTCATTCGTTGAAGCCGCTCCCGGGGATCACTACCGAGGACCGCGAATGCGCGATGCGGTTGATCCTCCTGTTTAGTTTTCGTGTGAAGAAGGCGGCCCGATCCGGAAGGGAAGGGGCCGCCCCTTGTGTCTAACTAGCGACGCAGGCCGAGGCGCTCGATGAGCGCACGGTAGCGTGCAATGTCAGTGTTCTTGAGGTAGGTGAGCATGCGCTTGCGACGGCCCACCATGGCCAGCAGACCGCGCTGGGTGTGGTAATCGTGCTTGTGCACCTTCATGTGCTCAGTCAGATCCTTGATCCGCTGAGTAAGGACTGCAACCTGGACCTCCGGTGAACCGGTGTCGGCCTCGGACGTTGCGAAATCCTTGATGATGGACTGCTTTACAGCGGCTTCAAGTGCCACAATAACTCCTAGAGATGTGCCGTGTGGCCCGAGTCAGTAACTCACTGCCGGGTATGCAGGCGCCGGATTCCGAGGGTAAATCCAGGAAGTCCAACACACAACAAGAACCAGCCGCCACGGACTGCAGCCGGATCCAACGTTTAGTTTACCGGCCTTGCTGCAATCTTGTCGAAACACGGCCTATGACACTGGGTCAAGCCTGCAGCTGCCCGCGGATTGCGGACATGCCCTGGTGGAGTTCCGCAAAGCCGGTGCTCAGCGGCGACAGCCCGATCCTGATGCCGTGGGGTGCCCGGAAATCCGGGATGACGTCCTGGTCCCACAACGCGGCGGTGACCCCGCGGAATGACGGATGGTCAACGGTGATGTGGCTTCCCCTGCGCTCAGGATCGCGTGGTGTTGCGAGCTCCACCCCGGCGGGCGCCAGCCAGGCGTCGTGCAGTTCCAGGGCAAATGCGGTGAGCTTCCGTGATTTCTCCCGGACGGCCGACATGCCGGCTTCTTCGAGCAGATCCAGGGTCCCGCGCATCGCGAGCATGCCGAAAATGGCCGGGGTGCCGCTGAGGAATCCACGGATACCCGGGGCAGGTTCGTAGCCGGCCGCCATTTCAAAGGCGTCCTTCCGCCCCATCCAGCCCCAGACGGGCTGCCGCAGGCCCGGAAGATGCCGCCTGTTGACGTAGGCGAAGGCGGGTGAGCCCGGTCCGCCGTTGAGGTATTTGTATGTGCATCCGGCGGCGAAATCTACCTCCCAGGTGTCCAGTTCCAGCTCCACGGAACCGGCAGAATGGCACAGGTCCCACACCACCAGTGCCCCGGCGTTGTGCGCGGCGGCGGTGATGGCCGGTAGATCCGCGAGGTACCCCGAGCGGTAGGCCACATGACTGAGAACCACGACGGCGGTGGCCGGCCCTGCTGCTGCCCGCATCTGTTCTGCGGTCACCCCGGCGGACGGATCGGCGTCGATCCAGCGCAGGGTGAGGCCTTCCTCCCGGGCGATCCCTTCAACAAGGTAGCGGTCGGTAGGAAAATTGTCTGTGTCCAGCACGATTTCGGTCCGGGCAGGGTCGGTCACGGCAGCCAGTGCCGCCCGGATTATTTTGTAGAGCACCACCGTTGTGGAATCGGCGATGATGGTCTGCCCCGCGGCAGCACCCAGTACGGAACGTCCCAGCTGGTCGCCGATGGCCTGCGGCATGGCCAGCCATTCCTCATCCCAGCCACGGATCAGGCGGCCGCCCCAGCCGGAGTGGATGAATTCGGTGACATCCTCCGCAGTTCGCCTGAGCGGACGGCCCAGTGAATTGCCGTCCAGATAGGACAGCTCCGTGTCCGTGCCGACGAAAAGCGCCCGGTACCGGGCCAGCGGGTCCTCGGCGTCAAGCTGGGCTGCCCGCTGCCGGAGGGCGTCGCCGTCGAAGGTTTCAATGCTCACTGGCCGATCTCCGTCCGGACGGCAAACAGCTCGGGGAAGAACGTCAGTTCGAGTGCCTTCTGGAGGAAAGCTGCGCCGCTGGAGCCGCCGGTTCCTGTTTTCATGCCGATGGTCCGCTGCACTGTGCGGAGGTGGCGGAAGCGCCACAGCTGGAAATTATCCTCGAGATCCACGAGCTCTTCGCAGGCCTCGTAGGCGCCCCAGTTGTCGGCGGCGTTTTCATAGATGTGTTTGAAGAGCGGCACCAGCTCCGGCATGAACTCGTGCGCCCTCGTTACGTCACGGTTCAGCACGGACGCCGGGACGTCGAAGCCCTGCCGCGCCAGGTAGGCCAGGAATTCGTCGTAGATGCTGGGCGCCGCGAGCACCTGCTGAAGCAGTGCGTGGGCCTCGGGATCGGATTCGAACACGGGGAGCATCTTGCGGTTCTTGTTGCCCAGAACGAATTCCACTGCCCGGTACTGGCTCGACTGGAAACCCGAGGAGTTCCCCAGGAAACCACGGAACTGCGAGTACTCGGTGGGCGTCAGTGTGGCCAGAACCGACCATTGCTCGGTCAAAGTCTTCTGGATGTGCTTGACCCTGGCTATGGCTTTGAGGGCCGAGCCGAGTTCGTCCGCACGCAGTTTGTCCGCCGCGCTCCGGAGTTCGTGCAGCACCAGCTTGAGCCACAGTTCGGTGGTCTGGTGCTGAATGATGAACAGCAGTTCGTCATGGTGCTCGGGTTCGCTGACGGGCTGCTGGGCGCTGAGCAACGTGGGCAGCTGGAGGTACGACGCGTAGCTCATCCGGGAACTGAAATCGCGGACGATCCCCTTGTCCAGTTTTCTGGTGTTCTTTTCTACTGTCACAGTGTTGCCTTCCTTGCCAATGACTGTGTGCTGCTGAATCAGCGGCGGGTCAGGATGCCATGGGTCTGGACAACGTCCAGGCGCATCTGGTCCACCAGAGCCTCAGGCCCACGGTATGCCACCATGCCGCGCAGCCTGGCCACGAATTCCACGACTACTGTCTGGCCGTACAGATCGAAGTCCTCCACGGGCTCATGCGGCCGGTCGATGACATGGGCCTCCACATGCCTGCTGACGCCGTCGAAGGTGGGATTCGACCCTACCGAAATGGCCGCCGGCCAGCGTGTGCCGGCCTGGTCCACCAGCCAGCCGGCGTAAATGCCGTCCGCGGGAATGAGCCCGCTCGCACTGGGTGCCAGGTTGGCGGTGGGGAACCCCAGCGCACGGCCACGCGATGCCCCGTGCACCACTTCGCCCCGCATCCGGTGCGGACGGCCGAGCACGGCAGCTGCCGTGGCGACGTCGCCATCCTGCAGGGCCTCGCGCACCCAGGTGGAGGAGCAGCGGCGGTCCGTGCCGCCGTCGTTGTGAAGCGGGAAGCCTTCAGAGCCGAACTCGCTGATGACCTGGACCTCGAAACCGAACTGCTGGCCCAAAGCCTGCATGGTGGCAAGATCGCCCGTGTTGCCGCGGCCGAAGCGGGCGTCGTGCCCGATCACCACGTGGCTTGCGTGCAGGCTTTCCACCAGTACCCGCCCCACGAATTCCTCGGGGGTCAGGCTGGCCAGGTTCAGCGAATACTTCATGACCAGTACCGCGTCCAGACCCAGCTGGCCCAGGGCATCCAGCTTGTCCTGCAGGCCCATGATCAGTTCGGGAGCGGACGCGGGCCGGTGAACCTGTGCGGGGTGGGGGTCAAAGGTCACCGCGACGGTCCTGGCACCGTTGACGCGGGCCGTCCGGATGAGTTGCGAGAGCACCTGCTGATGGCCGCGGTGGACACCGTCGAAGTTGCCGAAAGTGACAACGGATGGACCAAAGTCCGCTGGGACCTCGGACGGATCATTCCAGATGTGGACCATCAACCTCGCCTTTTACTGCCTGCCAATGACTCGTCCGCACGCCGTGCCGGGCGCCGGAACTCTCTAACATTACCCGCAATCACCGGGGGCCACGGACGGCGTGGTCCGGGTACCGGCAGCCCGGTCTTCCGCTGGCCGGAGTCCGGGCTACGATGCACGGGGGCCCGCAGGAGTACGCGCTCGTCCTGCAGTTCGGGCGGATTCATGCCCTGACTGGTACCGGGCGCCTGCGGTAAAGCCAGATGAGCCCAAGGATGGGCAAAAGCAGTGGGATGAAGGCGTAGCCGCGGCCGAACAGCGACCAGACTGTCTCGTGAGGGAACCGGACGGAGTCAAAGACGCTCAGCGCACCCACCACCAGCACACCGATCAGTTCAACAAGCACTGCGGACACGGACACCTTGAACCAGGTCCGCCCGGGCTTCGCCAGCGACACAGTGGCCACCACGTACACCAGGGCGGCGAAGGCCGACAGCAGGTAGGCGAGGGGCGCTTCCGAGAATTTCGTCAGGATCTGGTAGCCCGCCCGGGCCGTGGCCGAAATGGCAAACACTGCGTAGACGGCAATCAGGAGGCGGCCAGGACCCGTGTTCCGGGTGTCGGGGGACTGACCCGGGGACTTTTCGGAGGGCAGTGCAGTCACGATGTGTGCTTCTTCCACTTCAGTACCAGATCTGGTTCATTCGGGCGGCCATCACCAGTGCGGTCACGCCCACGGCGGCAAGGACAAAGTTGCTCCAGCGGGTCCGTTCGAGGATGGACCAGTACACGGCGGCCACCGGCAGCATCAGTGCGGTAACCAGGTAGCCCCAGAATTCCCAGGCTTCACCGGCGATCCCTTCGCCTGCGGCGACCCGGACGATGGAGCCCACAAGGTAGACGAGCAGTGCCAGTTCGACGGCGGCCACGGACAGAATGGTGAAATCGTTCGGTGCTTTCTTGAGGATTCCTGCGACGAGACAGATGACTGTTGACAGCAGCCCCACGGCCAGAATGATGTAAAAATACGCGTCCAAAGCTACTTCCCCTGGCGTTTTTCGTTGTCCGGCGCAAACACCAGCACAGGCTTGGCGAAACTGCCGGAATCCGCCAGCAGGGCAACCAGGCTGCCATCGGGCGCAAACGCTGCAGCTGGATTGTCCGCGGTGGCGGCATCAGGAGTTCCGGCAGCCGCACCGGCTGCGATCCGCCGTCCGAACGAGATTTCCGTGGTTTCCTCTTCGCTCAGCTCGCGGTTGGGCATCAGGGCGCGCGCCGCCAGTGACATCTCCAGAACGTCCAGCTCGTCGGCCAGCTGCTCGAGCGTTCTTGCCTGGTCCAGGGAATACGGGCCAACCTGGGTTCTGCGCAGTGCCGTCAGGTGTCCGCCAACGCCCAGAGCATCGCCCAGATCACGGGCAAGGGCCCGGATATAGGTGCCGGAAGAACATTCCACCGTGACATCAACATCCAGCACCTCACCATCGCGCTCGCGGCGGACCCCGTGGACCTCGAAGCGATGGATGGTTACCGGACGTGCGGCGAGCCTGACCTCTTCGCCGGAACGGACGCGGGCGTAGGCTCTTTCACCGTTGACTTTAATCGCGCTGACGCTGCTGGGCACCTGTTGGATTTCCCCCGTCAGTGCGGCGATGCCGGCAAGGATCGCCTCATCAGCGACGGCGGCCGCGCTGGTGCTGCTGATGACGTCGCCTTCGGCGTCGTCGGTAACTGTGGACTCGCCCAGCCGGATGGTTGCCGTGTAGGTCTTGGAGGTGCCGACGATGTACGTCAGCAGCCGGGTGGCCTTATTGATGCCCACCACCAGGACACCGGTGGCCATGGGATCCAGTGTTCCTGCGTGCCCCACTTTCCGGGTACCGGCGAGCCGCCGCATCCGTCCAACCACATCGTGGCTGGTCCATCCCTGCGGTTTGTCCACTATTACCAGTCCAGAAAGCACGCTTCCCAGTATATCTGCGCCGTCCCATGCTCCCGCCGCCCGTCGTGGGCCGTCTGTAAGGCGGCGGCTAGGATGGCTGTCATGCCTGAGCTTGCCGCACATATCCGCGATGTACCCGCCAACCAGATCCGAGAGATCACCGAGGCAGCCTGGCGCACACCCGGTGCCGTTGTGCTGAGTATCGGCGAGCCAGGCTTCGCGCTCCCCCGCCACGTATTGGAGGCCGGTATGGCCTGCCTGGACCGCGACGAAACCAACTACACACCGAATGCCGGAATCCCTGTCCTCCGTGAGGCCTTCGCGGCAAGATTCCGCGAGCAGACCGGAACGGCGGTCGGAGCCGACCGCGTTTACGTCGTGGACGGTGCCCAGCAGGGCCTGCATTTTGCCATGAGCCTGCTGCTGGCTCCGGGTGACGAAATCCTGATACCGAACCCGGGCTACCCCACCTTTGCCATGACCAGCCGGCTCCTGCACGCCGTACCCGTGGAGTATCCGCTTTATCCGGAGCATGATTTCCAGCCCAGGATTGAAGATGTGGAAGTCCTCATCACACCCCGGACACGGGTACTGATGCTCAATTCGCCGTCGAACCCCCTCGGCGCCGTGCTCGGCGAACAGCTGACCCGCCAGCTGGTGGAACTGGCCCGCAGGCACGATCTCTGGATCATCTCGGACGAATGCTACGAGGCCTTCACCTACGATGTCCCGCATGTGAGTCCGGCGCGGTTCGACAGTGATGTTCCCGGCGAGGCCAGGGTATTCACGTCGCTGACCCTGTCCAAAACCTACGGGCTCACAGGGCTGCGGATCGGCGCACTGCTGTGTCCGCCCGGGCTCGAACAGAAGATGAACAATGTGATGGAATCCATCGTTTCGTGCGTTGCCTCGCCATCCCAATATGCCGCGCTCGCAGCACTGACCGGCCCGCAGGACTACGTGGCCCACGCCCATGCGCACTACCGCGCCAACAGGGATGCGGCCGCCGCCATCCTCACGTCCTACGGCATCCCGTTCCTGAGCGCACAGGGGGCGTTCTACCTCTGGGCCGACGTGTCCCACGTCAGTGACGGCGACGTCCGGGGGTGGACCCGGCGATTCCTGGCAGGCTCAGGTGTTGCCTTTGCCCCGGGCACGGCCTTCGGTTCCATCGGCGAGGGATGGATCCGGATTGCATTGTGCGGCGGTCAGGCCGAGCTGCTCGCAGGCGTGGGCAGGTTGCCGAAACGGGCTTAGGAGCGGCCCGTTTCCGAAGTCGGCAGGCTTCAGTACTCGGTGCGTTCCGTGTTGTCCCGCCACGCCTCAAAAGGAGCATCCGACGTCGGAATGGCAGTTTGGCTGACAGGCAGAAGTTCCGGCCGGCTACCGTCGAAGTACTCGTAGAAGACGGCGTCGTCGAAGCCTGCGGCGGCGGCTCCGTGGCGGTCCGCCGCAAAATAGACGCGGTCAATGCGCGCCCAGAGGGCGGCTGCGAGGCAAAGCGGGCAGGGTTCGCAGCTTGCGTAGAGCACGGCACCGCTCAGATCGAAATTTCGGGATTCCGCGGCTGCCGTCCGGATGGCCACGACTTCAGCATGGGCCGTGGGATCGTTGTCCCGGGTCACTCGGTTGACTCCCCCGTGCATCCGCCCGTCAGCGGTGACCACCAGCGCACCGAACGGTCCGCCGCCGTCGGCCACGTTCCGTAGCGCCAGCTGCACTGCTCGCTCAAGATAACCTTCGGGACCTGTGGATTCAGTTGACACCGTCATGCTCTGATCCTAGCGATGCACGGCGGCGAAAACAGCAGAAGGGCCGGTCCCGTTTCCGGTTCCGGCCCTTCACTGCTTTTCAGGGAATTACTACTTGTTGCTGTCTTCGTCGAGGTCGGTGCCGGCGCTGAGGTCAACATCCTCTTCGTCGAAGTCGTCCTCGTCGATTTCCACGTCCTCGGGAACATCGCTCTTGTAAGGGTCGGCGTCGCCGGCGTGCTTGGCACCCTCGGCGAGAGCTGCAACCTCGGCGTCGCGCTTCTTGGCGGCCCGGAGCAGCTCCTCCAGGTTTGAGGCCACCACAGGGATCTGATCCGCCACAAATTCAAGGGTAGGAGTCAGGCGCACGGTGACGTTGCGCCCCACTTCCTGCCGCAACACGCCCCTTGCCTTCTCCAGGCCCTTGGCGGCTTCGTCCTGGACCAGCTGGTCGCCGAACACCGTGTAGTAAATGGTGGCATGCTGCAGATCATTGGTGACGCGGGCATCAGTAACAGTAATGCCCTCAAGCCGCGGATCCTTGACCTTCCGGCCCAGTGCCTCCGCAACAACAACCTTGATCCGCTGCGCCAACTTGGCAGCCCGTGCGGGATCAGCCATGACATCCTCCTGAAATATAGAAAACTTAGCCACGCTCTGAGGCGAGTCCACGACGGACTCGCGTTGGGTTTTTTCCGGCGGCCAGGGAGTGGCATCGGGCCTGTCGGAGCCGGGCGGTTTGCGATCGTAGATCGAAAACCGTCCGGCGAAGGGGCGGGGCCGCCGGAAAAAATCCAACGGCCCCGCACCTCTAACGCTAGAACAACTAGACGCGCGGCTTTTCGCGCATCTCGAAGGTCTCAATGATGTCGCCTTCGGTGATGTCGTTGAACGAGCCAAGACCGATACCGCACTCGAAGTCCGTCCGGACCTCAGTGGCGTCGTCCTTGAAGCGCTTGAGCGTCTCAACGGTGAGGTTGTCACCGATGGTCTTGCCGTCGCGGGTGATGCGTGCCTTCGTGTTGCGTCGGATAACACCCGAGCGGACGATGGAACCGGCGATGTTTCCGAACTTGGACGAGCGGAAGACTTCGCGGACCTCGGCGGTGCCAAGCTGGACTTCTTCGTACTCCGGCTTGAGCATGCCCTTAAGGGCCAGCTCGATGTCATCAATTGCTGCGTAGATGACGGAGTAGAAGCGCATGTCCACGCCTTCGCGGTCTGCCAGTTCGGCAACACGCTCGGCGGGCTTGACGTTGAAGCCGATGATAACGGCGCTGTCCACCGTAGCCAGGTTGACGTCATTCTGCGTGATCGCACCGACACCGCGGTGGATGATGCGGAGCTGGACACCTTCGCCGACGTCGATCTTGAGCAGCGCGTCCTCGAGGGCTTCCACGGCACCGGACACGTCACCCTTGAGGATGAGGTTGAGGGTGTCGATCTTGCCTTCGGCGACGGCCTGGTCGAAGTCTTCCAGGCTGATGCGCTTGCGGCGCTTGGCCAGGGCGGCGTTGCGGTCCGCAGTTTCACGCTTCTCGGCGATCTGGCGGGCGGTACGCTCGTCAGCGGTCACGAAGAAGGTGTCACCGGCGCGCGGGACGTTGGACAGACCCAGTACCTGCACGGGGCGGGACGGGCCCGCCTCGGTCAGGGCGCTGCCGTCATCGTCGAACATCGCACGGACGCGGCCGTGGGCCGTGCCTGCCACGATGGTGTCGCCGACCTTCAAAGTACCCGACTGCACCAGAACGGTGGCCACGGAACCGCGGCCCTTATCCAGGTTGGCTTCAATCGCAATACCGCGGGCGTCCTTGTTCGGGTTGGCGCGCATGTCCAGGGCAGCATCTGCGGTGAGCAGAACAGCCTCAAGCAACTCCTCGATGTTCAGGTTCTGGCGGGCAGAAACCTCAACGAACATGGTGTCGCCACCGTATTCTTCCGGAACCAGTCCATACTCGGTCAGCTGGCCACGCACCTTCTCAGGGTTGGCCCCTTCCTTGTCGATCTTGTTCACAGCCACAACGATCGGCACGTTTGCTGCCTGCGCGTGGTTGAGGGCTTCAACGGTCTGCGGCATAACGCCGTCGTCCGCTGCGACCACCAGGATGGCGATGTCGGTGACCTTGGCACCACGGGCACGCATGGCGGTGAACGCCTCGTGGCCGGGGGTGTCAATGAAGGTGATCCGGCGATCGGTGCCTTCGTGCTCGTGAACAATCTGGTACGCACCGATGTGCTGCGTGATGCCACCGTGCTCGTCAGCCATAACATCCGAGTTACGGATGGCATCCAGCAGACGGGTCTTACCGTGGTCAACGTGACCCATGACCGTGACAACCGGAGGACGCGCCTCGAGGTCTTCGTCGCCTTCGGCCTCAAGCTCGGCGTCAAAGTCGATGTCGAAGGTGCTGAGCAGCTCGCGCTCCTCGTCCTCCGGCGATACGACCTGCAGCTTGTAGCCCAGCTCCTCGCCAAGCAGGGCGAACGTCTCTTCATCCAGCGACTGGGTGGCCGTAGCCATTTCGCCGAGGTGGAAGAGGACGGTAACCAGTGCGGCGGGGTTCGCCTCGATCTTGTCGGCGAAGTCCGTGATTGACGAGCCCCGGCGAAGCCGGACTACGGTGTTGCCGTCGCCGCGGGGCACACTTACGCCACCCAGCGACGGAGCACTCATCTGCTCGAGTTCCTGGCGCTTGGCACGCTTCGACTTGCGCTGCTTGCCGCGGCCTGCACCGCCCTTGCCGAAGGCACCCTGGGTACCGCCGCGACCGCGGCCACCCTTGCCGAAGCCACCGCCGGCCGGGGCGCCGCCGCCGCCGGTACCGGGAGCGCCGGTTCCTGGCGCGCCACCCGGACGGCCTGGACCGCCCGCACCGCGGCCGCCGCCACCGGGACGTCCGCCGGCACCAGCCGGGGCGGGACGCTCGGTGCGGTTTGGCATCATGCCGGGAGTGGGCCGGTTTCCGCCGGCACCTGCCGGACGGCCTGCGCCACCCGGAGCGCCGCCGGTACGCGGGGCACCGGGACGGGTACTGCCTGGTGCACCGGCCGTGCGGGGAGCACCGGGACGCGGGCCACCGGTACCTGCTGCGGGACGCGGACCGCCGGGACGTTCGCCGTCGGGACGGCCTCCGCCCGGACGGGGCATGCCCTGGGAAGGAGCGAACGGGTTGTTGCCCGGACGCGGGGGACGTTCTCCGTCACCACGGCCGCGGGGCATGCCCTGCGAAGTGGCGAAAGGGTTGTTGCCGGGACGGGGACCGCCCGGACGAGGGGCAGAACCGCCCTGGCGGGCCGGCGCTGCGGGAGCTTCGGCCTTCGGAGCCGGGCGTGCGCCCGGCTTGGCGCCGGTGGACGGGGCCGGGGGCGCAGCGGCAGCAGGTGCTGACGGTGCAACGGGGGCGGCCGGAGCCTCTGCTTTGGGGGCGGGAGCTTCGGTCTGGGCTGCCTGGGTTTTAGGCACTGCCGGTGCTGCGGGACCCGGTGCCGGGGCAGGCGCGGGACGTGATTCTGCGGGCTGAGCCGGCGCCTTGGGCGCGGCTGCGGGCGCTTCGGTCTTCGAAGCGGCAGCGTTTGGGTAAGCGTTGCGGAGTTTCCTCACAACGGGGGCCTCAATGGTTGAAGAGGCGGAGCGAACGAATTCGCCCAGTTCCTGCAGTTTGGTCACTGCATCTTTGGAAGTAATACCGAGCTCTTTTGCAAGCTCATGTACGCGGACCTTGGCCA
This genomic interval from Micrococcaceae bacterium Sec5.7 contains the following:
- a CDS encoding pyridoxal phosphate-dependent aminotransferase, which gives rise to MPELAAHIRDVPANQIREITEAAWRTPGAVVLSIGEPGFALPRHVLEAGMACLDRDETNYTPNAGIPVLREAFAARFREQTGTAVGADRVYVVDGAQQGLHFAMSLLLAPGDEILIPNPGYPTFAMTSRLLHAVPVEYPLYPEHDFQPRIEDVEVLITPRTRVLMLNSPSNPLGAVLGEQLTRQLVELARRHDLWIISDECYEAFTYDVPHVSPARFDSDVPGEARVFTSLTLSKTYGLTGLRIGALLCPPGLEQKMNNVMESIVSCVASPSQYAALAALTGPQDYVAHAHAHYRANRDAAAAILTSYGIPFLSAQGAFYLWADVSHVSDGDVRGWTRRFLAGSGVAFAPGTAFGSIGEGWIRIALCGGQAELLAGVGRLPKRA
- a CDS encoding nucleoside deaminase encodes the protein MTVSTESTGPEGYLERAVQLALRNVADGGGPFGALVVTADGRMHGGVNRVTRDNDPTAHAEVVAIRTAAAESRNFDLSGAVLYASCEPCPLCLAAALWARIDRVYFAADRHGAAAAGFDDAVFYEYFDGSRPELLPVSQTAIPTSDAPFEAWRDNTERTEY
- the rbfA gene encoding 30S ribosome-binding factor RbfA, producing MADPARAAKLAQRIKVVVAEALGRKVKDPRLEGITVTDARVTNDLQHATIYYTVFGDQLVQDEAAKGLEKARGVLRQEVGRNVTVRLTPTLEFVADQIPVVASNLEELLRAAKKRDAEVAALAEGAKHAGDADPYKSDVPEDVEIDEDDFDEEDVDLSAGTDLDEDSNK
- the infB gene encoding translation initiation factor IF-2, translating into MAKVRVHELAKELGITSKDAVTKLQELGEFVRSASSTIEAPVVRKLRNAYPNAAASKTEAPAAAPKAPAQPAESRPAPAPAPGPAAPAVPKTQAAQTEAPAPKAEAPAAPVAPSAPAAAAPPAPSTGAKPGARPAPKAEAPAAPARQGGSAPRPGGPRPGNNPFATSQGMPRGRGDGERPPRPGNNPFAPSQGMPRPGGGRPDGERPGGPRPAAGTGGPRPGAPRTAGAPGSTRPGAPRTGGAPGGAGRPAGAGGNRPTPGMMPNRTERPAPAGAGGRPGGGGRGAGGPGRPGGAPGTGAPGTGGGGAPAGGGFGKGGRGRGGTQGAFGKGGAGRGKQRKSKRAKRQELEQMSAPSLGGVSVPRGDGNTVVRLRRGSSITDFADKIEANPAALVTVLFHLGEMATATQSLDEETFALLGEELGYKLQVVSPEDEERELLSTFDIDFDAELEAEGDEDLEARPPVVTVMGHVDHGKTRLLDAIRNSDVMADEHGGITQHIGAYQIVHEHEGTDRRITFIDTPGHEAFTAMRARGAKVTDIAILVVAADDGVMPQTVEALNHAQAANVPIVVAVNKIDKEGANPEKVRGQLTEYGLVPEEYGGDTMFVEVSARQNLNIEELLEAVLLTADAALDMRANPNKDARGIAIEANLDKGRGSVATVLVQSGTLKVGDTIVAGTAHGRVRAMFDDDGSALTEAGPSRPVQVLGLSNVPRAGDTFFVTADERTARQIAEKRETADRNAALAKRRKRISLEDFDQAVAEGKIDTLNLILKGDVSGAVEALEDALLKIDVGEGVQLRIIHRGVGAITQNDVNLATVDSAVIIGFNVKPAERVAELADREGVDMRFYSVIYAAIDDIELALKGMLKPEYEEVQLGTAEVREVFRSSKFGNIAGSIVRSGVIRRNTKARITRDGKTIGDNLTVETLKRFKDDATEVRTDFECGIGLGSFNDITEGDIIETFEMREKPRV